ATCAACCCTCCACCTATACCAAATAATCCAGCAACAAAACCAACTGGTACAGCTGTTAAAGCCATTAATAAAATAATATAACTGTATTCGTTTGTTAAAATTAAATTAAGCAGACTGCCCTACTCTAATATCTACATTATTGTATTTAATTTTATCCATAATGTGATCAATTTTCTTCACATCAGCATCTCTTACACACATGTTTTCACTTAAATATCTTTTCCAATAACTTGCACCTGATTGACCATGAAATAAACCAAGAGTGTGTCTCATAATTTGATTTAATCTTGTTCCTTTTTTTAGTTCTTCTTTAACATAAGGAATAAGCTGTTCAATTACATCTTGTCTACTTGGAACATCGTCATTATTAAATATTTCTTTTTCAATCTCTGCTAATAAATAAGGGGTATGATACGCAGCTCTTCCTATCATTACACCATCTGTTTTTTCTAAATGAGGTTTTATTTCATTTACTGAAGTTATACCTCCATTGATAATAATCTCTTCATTTGGAAAATTTTTTTTTAATTTATAAACATATTCATATTTTAAAGGGGGAATATTTAAATTTTGCTTTGGTGTAAATTTACCTAACATTGCTTTTCTTGCATGAATGATAAAAGTTTTAACCCCAGTTGCTTTTAAAGTAGAAATAAAACTATATAAATTTTCATAATCTTCCACATCATCATAACCAATTCTTGTTTTTATAGTTACTGGTAGTTTTGTAACTGATTGCATTTTACTTAAACAATCTGCCACTAAATTTGGCTCTTTCATTAAACAAGCACCAAATCTATTTTTTTCAACTTTTTTACTAGGACAACCTAAGTTTAGATT
Above is a genomic segment from Candidatus Pelagibacter sp. FZCC0015 containing:
- the dusA gene encoding tRNA dihydrouridine(20/20a) synthase DusA — translated: MNRKVSVAPMMDCTDRHERFFLRLISKNTLLYTEMVVDEAINRGDKKKLLEFNINEKPVALQLGGSSPKLLAEATKVGEDFGYDEINLNLGCPSKKVEKNRFGACLMKEPNLVADCLSKMQSVTKLPVTIKTRIGYDDVEDYENLYSFISTLKATGVKTFIIHARKAMLGKFTPKQNLNIPPLKYEYVYKLKKNFPNEEIIINGGITSVNEIKPHLEKTDGVMIGRAAYHTPYLLAEIEKEIFNNDDVPSRQDVIEQLIPYVKEELKKGTRLNQIMRHTLGLFHGQSGASYWKRYLSENMCVRDADVKKIDHIMDKIKYNNVDIRVGQSA